A stretch of Rhizobium sp. TH2 DNA encodes these proteins:
- a CDS encoding glutathione S-transferase family protein, which translates to MTMTITAFESSPDRGRGLARDMRVRWALEEVGQPYNVRLVSFKTMKQPAHLALQPFGQIPTYEEGDLALFESGAILLHIAEHYPGLLPDDANARARAITWMFAAVSTMEPPIVDREIARFTEGDKPWYEEHLAMIDKRIRTRLDQLSARLGDADWLDGAFSAADIMMVHVLRRLESSGILPEYPKLSAYTERARERPAYKRAFEAQLAVFTAAPGG; encoded by the coding sequence ATGACGATGACAATCACCGCCTTTGAAAGCTCGCCGGATCGCGGCAGGGGGCTGGCGCGCGACATGCGCGTGCGCTGGGCGCTCGAGGAAGTGGGGCAGCCCTACAATGTCCGCCTCGTGTCGTTCAAGACGATGAAGCAGCCCGCCCATCTTGCGCTGCAACCTTTCGGACAGATCCCCACCTATGAGGAAGGCGATCTCGCCCTATTCGAATCCGGCGCCATCCTGCTCCATATCGCCGAGCACTATCCGGGTCTGCTGCCAGATGATGCCAATGCCCGGGCCCGCGCGATCACGTGGATGTTCGCCGCCGTCAGCACAATGGAGCCGCCGATCGTCGATCGCGAAATCGCGCGGTTCACGGAGGGCGACAAGCCCTGGTACGAGGAGCACCTCGCGATGATCGACAAGCGCATCCGCACACGGCTGGACCAACTCTCCGCCCGCCTTGGCGACGCCGACTGGCTCGACGGCGCCTTCAGCGCGGCCGACATCATGATGGTGCATGTGCTGCGCCGGCTGGAGAGTTCGGGCATACTGCCGGAATATCCGAAACTTTCCGCCTATACTGAGCGCGCCAGGGAACGGCCGGCGTACAAGCGGGCGTTCGAGGCGCAGTTGGCGGTTTTCACGGCTGCGCCGGGTGGGTGA
- a CDS encoding phosphatidate cytidylyltransferase: protein MTATFTYVLGSILILLTAATLIGTVLQYRAKDAKAIATVENLNARIRSWWIMVVIFGGAVLLGSTVTTVLFALLSFMALREFWTLTPSKRGDHLALFLSFFIVLPIHYILVGTEWYGLFSIFIPVYAFLILPAVATIAGDTSEFLARSAKVQWGLMLTVYAISHAPALMMLDTGTPSSLLLVYLVIVVQLSDVFQYVWGKLLGKRRFSPNISPSKAVEGLVGGGASAVLIGTLLYPLTPFSPLQAAGVSTVIVVAGFFGGFVLSAIKRDLKAKDWGYVIEGHGGVLDRLDSITFAAPLFFHITRYWFTG, encoded by the coding sequence ATGACCGCCACTTTCACCTATGTGCTCGGCAGCATCCTCATCCTGCTGACAGCCGCGACACTGATCGGCACCGTGCTGCAGTACCGTGCCAAGGATGCGAAAGCGATCGCGACGGTCGAGAACCTCAATGCCCGCATTCGCTCCTGGTGGATCATGGTGGTGATTTTCGGCGGCGCGGTGCTGCTCGGCAGCACGGTCACGACGGTGCTCTTCGCGCTGCTCTCATTCATGGCGCTACGGGAATTCTGGACACTGACGCCGTCGAAACGTGGCGATCATCTGGCGCTTTTCTTGTCGTTCTTCATCGTGCTGCCGATCCATTACATCCTGGTCGGGACCGAATGGTATGGCCTCTTCTCGATCTTCATCCCCGTCTATGCCTTCCTTATCCTGCCTGCCGTGGCGACGATTGCCGGCGACACAAGCGAATTCCTGGCGCGCAGTGCCAAGGTGCAATGGGGATTGATGCTGACGGTCTATGCGATCAGCCATGCGCCGGCCCTGATGATGCTCGACACAGGCACGCCGTCGTCGCTGCTCCTTGTCTACTTGGTCATCGTCGTCCAGCTTAGCGATGTCTTTCAGTATGTGTGGGGCAAGCTTCTGGGCAAGCGGCGCTTCTCGCCCAATATCAGCCCGTCGAAAGCGGTCGAAGGCCTGGTCGGCGGCGGCGCATCCGCCGTGCTGATCGGAACGCTGCTTTATCCGCTCACGCCGTTCTCGCCACTGCAGGCCGCTGGTGTCAGCACCGTCATCGTCGTTGCAGGCTTCTTCGGAGGTTTCGTGCTGTCGGCCATCAAGCGCGACCTTAAGGCCAAGGACTGGGGCTATGTGATCGAAGGCCATGGCGGCGTTCTCGATCGGCTGGATTCGATTACGTTTGCCGCGCCGCTGTTTTTTCACATCACGCGGTATTGGTTTACGGGGTGA
- a CDS encoding lysophospholipid acyltransferase family protein — protein MIALVRRLLVLLVRILVGARSDWRGCAPDTRRRIYFANHGSHFDTVAVMAALPWPVRRLTHPIAASDYWGTTSFRKFIAEKCLRAVLVDRKPRVHSDPLGPLARVLEDGRSILIFPEGTRSSTGEVVTFRSGLFHLARRFPDVDLIPIYLDNLSRILPKGSWLIVPITCTARFGTPMRLMPGEEKAAFLDRAREAVVALGNGSASQ, from the coding sequence ATGATCGCGCTGGTCCGCCGCCTGCTCGTTCTCCTCGTCCGCATCCTCGTCGGAGCACGCAGCGACTGGCGCGGTTGCGCGCCCGATACCCGCCGCCGCATCTATTTCGCCAACCACGGCAGCCATTTCGACACCGTGGCGGTGATGGCCGCCCTGCCCTGGCCGGTACGCCGCCTGACGCATCCGATTGCCGCGAGCGACTATTGGGGCACGACCAGTTTCAGAAAGTTCATCGCCGAGAAATGCCTGCGTGCCGTACTGGTCGATCGCAAGCCGCGGGTTCACAGCGATCCGCTTGGGCCGCTGGCGCGGGTGCTCGAGGACGGCCGCTCGATCCTGATTTTCCCCGAGGGCACGCGAAGCAGTACCGGCGAGGTCGTGACGTTCCGCAGCGGCCTGTTTCATCTGGCGCGCCGTTTTCCTGATGTCGATCTCATCCCGATCTATCTCGACAATCTCAGCCGTATTCTGCCCAAGGGCAGCTGGCTCATCGTACCGATCACCTGCACCGCACGCTTCGGCACGCCCATGCGGCTGATGCCGGGCGAGGAAAAGGCGGCCTTTCTCGATCGCGCCCGCGAGGCCGTCGTCGCGCTCGGCAACGGAAGTGCAAGCCAATGA
- a CDS encoding CDP-alcohol phosphatidyltransferase family protein, producing the protein MNTTGDDGARRPIASRSSFWAIGTARFLGRAGVTPNSISVASVVFAGFGGALIMFCAHPLGWLTAAACVQLRLVCNLLDGMVAIEGGKKTATGALYNEFPDRIADSLLLIPLGYAAGLPWLGWLCALLAALTAYVRVFGGSVGLAQDFSGIMAKQRRMAALTAGLVAQAVEWPLFGSHWSLVTAASVIALGSLVTCITRTRAIARALEAA; encoded by the coding sequence ATGAACACTACAGGAGACGACGGCGCACGCCGTCCGATCGCCAGCCGGTCGTCATTCTGGGCGATCGGCACCGCCCGGTTTCTTGGCCGGGCCGGCGTGACGCCGAACTCGATTTCAGTGGCATCCGTCGTGTTCGCCGGGTTCGGCGGCGCGCTGATCATGTTCTGCGCCCATCCGCTTGGATGGCTGACTGCTGCGGCCTGTGTTCAGCTTCGCCTCGTCTGCAATCTGCTCGACGGGATGGTGGCGATCGAGGGCGGCAAGAAAACCGCGACTGGCGCGCTCTATAATGAATTTCCCGACCGGATCGCCGACAGCCTGCTTCTCATTCCTCTCGGCTATGCCGCTGGTCTTCCCTGGCTTGGCTGGCTCTGCGCCCTGCTCGCGGCGCTCACCGCCTATGTCAGGGTGTTCGGCGGGTCCGTGGGCCTGGCGCAGGATTTCAGCGGCATCATGGCCAAGCAACGCCGCATGGCAGCGCTGACCGCCGGCCTTGTCGCCCAGGCCGTGGAATGGCCGCTCTTCGGCAGCCATTGGTCGCTCGTGACAGCTGCGTCCGTCATCGCGCTTGGCAGCCTCGTGACCTGCATCACCCGCACACGGGCGATTGCCCGGGCGCTGGAGGCAGCATGA